DNA sequence from the Pirellulales bacterium genome:
CGTCGACAACGGCCTCGTCACGAGCCGCGACCCGAACGACCTCAAGGCCTTCTGCGCGATGCTGATCGATGAAATCCGCGAAGTCGCCCGCACGCGCTAATTGATTATTGCCCAGTCAATTCTCGCGCGCTGCTTAATCCGCGCGCAATTCCCCCTTCCCCGTGCTTGCAGCGCCGCGGAAAAAATGCCGCGGAAAATTCTGCGCAAGCCCGTTGCAAGCCAAGGATTATGCCTTATGATGGTCGGTTCCCGCGGTCGCTTCGCGGCAACGACTGGGCGAATGAACGCACGTGCCGTGCCAACACGTGCAGCTTGAGCACGGCCCGATTCGGTTCCGAATCGTCGAGTCTGTGGCGGATGTATTCAAGACCTTCGGAAATCTCTTGTGGAAAGGGGACTTGCTGTGAAGCCTAAAGAAGTGTTGGCGCTGTGCCGCGAAAAGGATGTCAAGGCGGTTGACTTGCGGTTCATGGACTTCCCGGGACTCTGGCAACACTTCACCATCCCGGTGAACAAGCTCGAAGAAGATGTATTCGAAAACGGGCTGGGCTTCGACGGCTCCAGCATTCGTGGCTGGCAGGCCATCAACGAGAGCGACATGCTCGTCGTGCCCGAGGCGGACACGGCCTTCCTCGATCCGTTCACGACCCTGCCCACGCTGGTCATGGTCTGCAACATCCAGGACCCGATCACGCGCGAAGACTACAGCCGCGACCCGCGCAACATCGCCCGCAAGTCGGTGAACTATCTGAAGAGCACCGGCATCGCGGACACGGCCTACATGGGCCCCGAGCTGGAATTCTTCATTTTCGACGACGTGCGCTTCGATCAGAACCAGCACGAAGGCTATTACCACGTCGACAGCATCGAAGGGGAATGGAACCGCGGCCGGGTCGAAAACCCGAACCTCGGCTACAAGCTGCGCTACAAGGAAGGCTACTTCCCCGTCCCGCCGTCCGACCAGATGATGGACATTCGCAACGAGATGATGCAAACGCTCATTGACTGCGGCATCGATATCGAGGCCCAGCACCACGAGGTGGCTACGGCCGGGCAATCGGAAATCGACATGAAGTTCCAGCCGCTGGTGAAGATGGCCGACAGCGTGCTCATCTACAAGTACGTGCTCAAGAGCGTGGCCAAGAAGCACGGCAAGACCGTCACGTTCATGCCGAAGCCGCTGTTCGGCGACAATGGCTCGGGGATGCACACCCACTTCTCGTTCTGGAAGGGTGGCAATCCGCTCTTTGCCGGCGGCGGCTATGCCGGGCTGAGCGAGCAGGCGATCCACGCGATCGGCGGCGTGCTCAAGCACGCCCCATCGATCCTTGCCTTCTCGAACCCGACCACCAACAGCTACAAGCGCTTGGTGCCGGGTTACGAAGCGCCGGTGAACCTGGCCTATTCGCAGCGGAACCGCTCGGCTTGCTGCCGGATTCCGATGTATAGCCCCAGCCCGAAGGCGAAGCGCGTCGAGTTCCGTTGCCCCGACCCGAGTTGCAATCCGTATCTGGCCTTCTCCGCGATCCTTATGGCCGCGGTCGATGGAATCCAGAACAAGATCAACCCGGGCGAGCCGCTCGACAAGGACCTCTACGATCTCGAGCCGGAAGAGCGGGCCGAAATCCCACAAGCCCCCGGCTCGCTCGACGAGGTGCTCGACGCCTTGCAGCGCGACCACGAGTATCTGCTCCGGGGGAACGTCTTCACCAAAGACGTGATCGAAACCTGGATCACCTACAAGCGCGAGAAGGAAGCGGATGCCGTTCGGCTCCGCCCGCACCCGTATGAGTTCTGCTTGTACTATGATATTTGAGTAACTCGATATTCGAGCGCCGCGCGGCACGATCGACCACTCTCGTTCGTCGCCGTGTTGACGCGGCGGAGCGGTCGGGTGCGTCAAGTCCGCGCTGGCGAACCGCCGACGAGCGACGACTCGGCGCTGAGTCGCCACGAATTGTGAAGAACTCGAGAAGCTCAGGGGCCGCAACCCCTGGGCTTTTTGCATTTCAACCCCAAAGCCAGTACGTCAGACGTCCGACCCGGCAATCCATGCCTTCCGTGCCAAGGACGGACACGGGAGCAAAGGTCACTCCCAACGCTCATCGAGCCGACGGCGACACTCAATGGCTTGATGGCTTGCCCCTCCGAGAGTATTTGTTTGCATCAATCCGCGGCTTCTGTTAGGGTAACCGAGTGGTTACCAACTTTCGAGGTAGCTTCGGTCTAACCTTCGCCTAACGTCTCTCTCAAGCACCCGGATTTCGGACATGCGGCTTCCTCTGCGTGCTTTAAGGGAGGCGGTCGAGGGCCTTGCCTCTACGATGGGATTTGCGCCCCCGCATGCCGATCGCGGGCGGAAACGGCGGCCGTCGCGATGTCTGCGGCTGGAAATGCTCGAAGGCCGCGACCTGCTCGCCGCCGGTTCGCTGCTCCAGTCCTGGCACGGCGGCTCCACGATGGCACATGCGCAATTGGTCTCCGCATCCTCGAACTCGATCGGCTCGACCTTCGTGCCACAGCGGCAAAGCCATGTCGGAGTTCAATCCCCAGCGACTCCACAAGGGGCTTCGCGATTCCTGATGCACGCAGCCAACTGGCATCCGCCGGTTTCAGGAGATTCACCTGCGACGCTCGAAGCTTTCACACCGCAATACTTTCAGGGCCTGCAGGGCGGCACATTAAGCCTCGGCTCCGGCTCGACCTCACTCCCGATGGGCATGCTGGTCAGTGCCAGGACCGTCCAGGGCACGACGTTGAACGGCGGTAGCGCGCTCAATATCGGCGGCGGCACTTTGGCGCTTCAACCCATTGGCGGCGCCAGCTCGTTGACGTTGGTCGGCGCCAACACCTTCGGCGGCGGTACGACGATCACCGGCGGCAGGTTGCAACTCGGCGGCGGTACGAACGTGCCAATCAGCGCTGGCTTGCAGGTGCCCATCACAAATACCGGCAGCACTTCTGAACAATTGCCGATCTTGAATTCTGCCGGCACGCTAACCTTGACTTCCAGCACCGCCGAGGACCTGAGCTTCGGCGGCTACTCCGGCTCGATCTTAGGCGCCGCGCCGGGCGCCGGCCCGGCCTATAGCGGCACGCTTACTCCCAACAGCAACAGCTACCGTCTCAGCGGAGGAGAAGGCACGCTCGCGCTTTCGAGCGCCGCCACCTACCGCGCCAGCGCGTCCACATTAGACGGCAACGGCTCCTTGACATTCAGCGGCGGTGCGGTCGGCGGCGGTACGTTCGCCAAGTCGGGCACCGGCACGTTGGAAATCGGCGGTGCCCCGTCGCTCGGCAGCAACAGCGGCATTCAAGTCAGTGGCGGAACACTGCGGTTCAATACTACTTCAGGCGCTGCGACGATCGCCACCGGCGTGACTGCGCCGATCACCAATGGGGCGACTTTGGAATTGGCCGGCTCGGTCTCCGATTTGTCCGCGCCGACTACGGTGGCAAGCCGCGTGCATGTCATCAATAACAGCTCGCAGGCCGGCACCGGGGTACTTGTCAGCGGGACCAACCAGCAGGTCGGCGCCATCGACGGCTCGGGCACGACGCTGCTCAACGTCGGCAGCGATCTGACGGCTGACCATATCGTGCAAAACTCGCTGGTCATCGGCGGCACGGCTACGTCCGCGGGGTTGGTGACGATCAACGCCTCGG
Encoded proteins:
- the glnA gene encoding type I glutamate--ammonia ligase, with translation MKPKEVLALCREKDVKAVDLRFMDFPGLWQHFTIPVNKLEEDVFENGLGFDGSSIRGWQAINESDMLVVPEADTAFLDPFTTLPTLVMVCNIQDPITREDYSRDPRNIARKSVNYLKSTGIADTAYMGPELEFFIFDDVRFDQNQHEGYYHVDSIEGEWNRGRVENPNLGYKLRYKEGYFPVPPSDQMMDIRNEMMQTLIDCGIDIEAQHHEVATAGQSEIDMKFQPLVKMADSVLIYKYVLKSVAKKHGKTVTFMPKPLFGDNGSGMHTHFSFWKGGNPLFAGGGYAGLSEQAIHAIGGVLKHAPSILAFSNPTTNSYKRLVPGYEAPVNLAYSQRNRSACCRIPMYSPSPKAKRVEFRCPDPSCNPYLAFSAILMAAVDGIQNKINPGEPLDKDLYDLEPEERAEIPQAPGSLDEVLDALQRDHEYLLRGNVFTKDVIETWITYKREKEADAVRLRPHPYEFCLYYDI